TTTGGTTGCCCCAGTTAGCAAGTCAACTATTTTTGAGACATGATCTCCCCTTCCTACAACTTCTGAATGATCAAGGGAGGAGTCTGTCTCTCGGTTTGGGATAATCTCTAGGTTTGCATTAACTGGACTCGCTCTAGCAAGTCCATATGAATTTGCTTCATCATTAATCTTTTCTAGCAATTCATGAATAGTCTTAATCTTGTTGGCCATCTTGAGACGGAAAGCAATGGGGTTTAAGAATGAAGGGAAGAAGCATACCTTTCtcttcatttggttttgaatctCTACCTTTCGCCGGAGAATCTCGTAAGCAAACTCGCCCAGCACGTAATCAGCATCATAAGCAACATCTTTATGCCTACGCAGCCAAAGCCTCACGTACTCATCGCTCACTTGCCTTCTCTCCGCATCAGCCAGCACAGCTTGAATCGTGGTTAATGAGTCACGAAGTTTTGTCAACTCCCCCTTGAAACCCCAAGCAAGGCTGATCTGCTCAGTAGCAATTGAAATCAACTTGCCTATTATTTCCTCAGCAACAACACTAAGGATAGACTCAGCCATCTTTGGTTTGGTGCTCTGATAAGTCAGAAAAATGCTGGAAGTATTTGGAAAAGGATTGTGACGTACAAAGACTAAAATAGCAACAATGATATATGTAGAGGAGTAGGAGGGAACCTGAATATCAACTTGCACCCATGAGATAAGGTCCAATTCGTGTCTTTTACGCATATGGGAGCTTATCATATGCGAAAAGAACCATAATTGTGTATTTCCGAAAGtgcagtgttttttttttttttttttttttttaatgtgatggGTTTTAAGCTAgatttttactttcttttttattttatatactacttttaaatttttaaaatattttttcattttttcaaagtTGCTATATGTTTTAcaaaagaatttcaaaaaaaaaaaaatatatatatatatatatatatatatatatatattacagaTTTTAATGTGTATTTAGCTTCaaattaaaaagccagcttattttactatatagcttatttttgctattatttatgaaCCTTACTacactttttaatattattcataagtctcactatactattttaattaatttttatttttatttaccatgcttttagcaaaaaaattttaacttcaaCCAAATAAATGAATCTCAAACAATTTGTTAGGAAACTTTTATGGACTTAAAAAAGTAGTCCTTGTCAgccactttctttttctttttcttttgttttcactttctctttttcctcGTGCTTTACTCTGGACGGTAGAATGATTCTtcacttttttcacttttatgaCTTTCACTTTgtctcttttttaaataattatgcGACACACACAGCTTTGTTTAGATTATTGcttcacatttttacatttatttaggAAAAAGATGACAGCCCATGTGCTTGATTCACCATTTGAGTCCTTTGAAAAAGATGTCACCAGTTCAAACTTGAAGTTAACAAATATCTCCTATCTAAATTCCTTTTTTCATATGAGAATTGAAAATAGTCATTTGTGTAGTTGGGGTGGGCTGCCCAGTCTATAGCTGTGGGCCTGTGGCTACAAAGAGACTTGAGGGGGCAATCATCTAGAACTGCAACTGCAAAATTAATAGGCAATAGCAAAGATTGTCGCAAATCAAATTATAGTCACGAAGAATGAGATTAAGTGTAActttggatatcgcttattttattaaaaattaaaaatattatagtaaaattatttttaaacatgtgaatagtgtcgtgtgacctatttttaatgaaagttttgttgaaaatagAGGTTTGTGGGTCCTATGAACATTGCACGGGAcctactgaaaaaaaaaaaaaaaaaaagacagacgCAGACGCGTGAACGTGAAACGCAATCCAAACGGAGCTTAAAGTTGCAACAGTGGAGAATAAGATTAcgaaaaattacactttaaaCCATATACTTTTAGGGTGGTTTCAAATCAAATTCTATAATTACGGTTTTAAATTAAACTCtataatttaatagtttcaAACTAACTCATGAAGTTTTGGACTGTTATAAATTAAACCACGTACTTTTGTTAGTTTCAAATTGAAACCTGAATTTTTAAAATCGTAttactttaaagtttaaactcatcttttgaTCCTATATAGGATTTTAATCCTGACTAACATGCTCCTTAGTTACTATTTACTTGCTTCACACTCCATATAGTTGTACTACACACAAATGTGCTTACATTAAAAGGCACTTTTTGTCATacaattttacatttaaaaatttacaaattattttctctcgtgtctctttttctttttatttctttcctttatttttaccaacattataattataacagaataatgattctcaaaaaaaaaattaataataataataaaaatcatcatcatAGATAGTAATAGGCTTGGCCCATCAGGATGGTAACAATGGGCCCTAATATATAAAGTTTTGTCCACTAGAAGGAAAGTTATGAAGAGTTAAGTACGGATTAAAGAAAAGTCCACGATCTGTGGTCGACAATGAACTGTTGTTGCACAAGAAGAGCAAAATTATAGGGATACAATAATTCAGGTCTCAAAAAGCGTTCCAAGTCCTCCATGGGCCATGGCTCCATCCATGGTCGACAATGAACTGATGTAAGGTtgatgttgtttttgttgttgaaggAGATCAAGAGCAATCAGAAATTCATAGGACAATCCAATAAGGCAACCCAATAGGCATGGATTACATGAATCAGTTATGGAATTACTGTATGTTAGTCATAATTAAACCACTATTTGAGTTTCTTTTATGTCTTTTGGAGGCTATTGGGTACCGCTAAAGAGAgtgaagtactttttttttcttttttctttttttaattttcacatATATATGTTAAGTTGGGGTCAATGCCAATTTGTGCTCACCTAAAATATATTGCTATATTAATTAGTATCAGAGCATGTTATCAAGCTAGATCGAAACACAAATACCCATTGCAGTTTCTAATAAGAAATAGGAATGATTTGTTTGTCTCCCCCACAAtatagcacttttttttttcttcacctctacgtttttttaaaaatcaaatcaaactttatttaaatcttccttttttttagatCATGCCTTTTATGCTAACAAATCTTCGTTTTTCATAACATGCCTTTTATTACTAAGGAAAATTGTTGggaaatatgaataaaaatatttatgaagtAATTAAAGGAGCTTAATATAGTGAATGATTATTAAAATGGTGGGAGAAATAGGAATGATTTGTTTGCCTCCCACAatgtagcacttttttttttagagtaatgctagagatacaaacttttttttacaaaattttttacaaattgttgatgtaatgagtggttattggtaaatgaaaaagtgatattaatggtgaatCTAGATGAAAACCAACAAGAAGTTGGCTACATCATCAttatgtaaaaatgttgtaaaatagttagTGGTCGtagaattactttttttttaaagagtaatGCTTTgtaatgttgtaaaatagtttatagctatagcattacttttttttatttaaatcaaatcaaactttACTTTaatcttcccttttttttagatCACGACACTGTTGATGAATCGTTATATTTTGGTAGTGTGTGTTTTGAGTTAATACGATTTGGTAGTGTGTGTtttgagctctctctctctctctctctctctctctctctctctctctctctctctctctctctctcatatagcttttgtttgttttttgtttgacaaaatacttagttattttgaaagtgagaatttgaatttatatcaaaatacaatcttgctatgtatttgaatgtgtctattaactatttgagtaatatcaaatgtaattttgtaataagttttgattatcatgataatctcctttaaaagaatgagaaaattgaataatatttgaaacttaaagaatttagttgtaaaaataaaaatatatgtaacgtaccataacataatttttagaaacataTGGACCAcctcaaaaaagaataatatcaatcaaacacaccaaaaatattaaaatgatatatttgtaaagatggatagatgaaaaataattttagaaactGTTTAATTTATAGGAAGAACAAAATCttctacaaaatttaaataacaatttataCATTATActacaattataaaatatatagtcATTCCCACGCATCGCATGGGTCTACGACCAGTAGatataataatcaaaataaGCATTAAATATTTAATGCTGGCTAGATCAACTAATCTATTAAACGCtatagctttcttttcttttctttttctctttctccttattATTTATAGCTCTCAAAAAGTTGAGGTGGGAGGGTGGAGGACTTGCGGAAGAACCAAAGAAATGGAGTTGGTGTCGTTGGGGCTGGGTAGAGGAAGGAGAGTTCGTAGGAAATTATGTCCGTAAGAGTAGTTACTAGTTacctgaagaaaaaaaaaaaaaaaagtggctttttaacaaaaaattggaTGTAGATTTGAACCAtcagattattaaaaaaatatatgaaaaaaggGATTTGAATGATCTGTTGGAATTACTCCAATAATCATACTGGCTTACTTCTATCTGATTGAGTGTTCTAttgtttatttctcttttttgtaaCTTCATGTGAATGATATTAGCGTCAGGAAGAGATTTTCTGTTTTACAGGGCTTGGCCTTGTTGGTAAGTTGGTTAAGACTTTTGAAAGGGTAAAACTTTTACCTTCAATTATGCTTTGATATTAAGTTCATTAGGAAGAGGTCTCTTCTGCGCATCCATGGCAGagaaatatctctctctctctctcaatgttttgagtgttgtaattaataatgatagagagaaaaataagtGATAGAATTATGCCTCTTAATGGTGAAGGACACGACAAACTTTGTTAGAAACCGGCCGGAAATAAGAATTTTAAAGTGAGTAAATACTATCTCTCCCTTTCCTCTACTCTTAACACTTTATTCCCTTGAAAACTTGTGTGGCGTTCAAAAATCCCTCCTAAGGTTGCTTTCTTCTCATGGACTGCCGCGTTAGATAAGATTTTGACTCTTGAAAACTTATGGTACAACCGTATAAGGGTGTCACAGTTGTAGATTGGTGCTATATGTATGAAAAGAGTGGGGAATCAGtaaatcattttcttcttcacactattattcattttgtttgttctttctGACTCATTCTTTGTGAATTCTCAACAATTTTGTGCATTTATCTCTAGGTGGCCTTGAAATTTTTGCCCCTGATCTCGCTcaaatatttgaagaaaaaggATGGTATCATGGTTAAGTCTAAGAAAAAAGTTACAAGCTGTCATTATCTCTGATATTTCATTGTCCAAAGCCATTCAATTCAATGTTTACATGGTGTAAGGCTTGCCAAGATATGGACATTAGTATTAACCAAAGtgacaagaaaacaaaaggtaCACAATATAGTTGATAAACCCTTTATCAAGGTTTTGAAATCCGGActgttcattgaaccgtaaaagggagaggttcaaggtttttgaggttgaaCCGGGGTCGAACcatgatgatgtcataattaatttaataattaattaaagccaaaatatagatattaaatttataaaactagcaaaattgactaatatatctatatatgtgagggaaacttaatgattttcaagcatatatttaataattaaatgagaaagttaataaaataaaataataaccatgaaaacattaaaatttatgattaatttttgaagtaaagttgaatatatTTGAAggatttttattataatttttttattcattgtaagagatggataatttaattaagtagaataaatttgtgttaagttgtttttataaattataaaaaataaaaaattattgctaaggggttggaccgcACGGTTCTTGACACCGGTTCGTGCGGTCCAACCCCAGTTTTAGGGGTTCacaaaattaactaaaaatacagttctttatgcttaaaaaaccgATTTTCACCCAAGTTCCCAGTTTTCACGGTCAGACCTCCCGGTCCGATCTGGTTCTAAAAACAGTGCCCTTTATAGGGACTAATGAATACAAAGGTGTCGTAACTAATGCAACAACATTTGGCAAGGGCATTGGTAGATTAGCTCGCTTCTCTACCGACATTCTAGAGAATATGTTTCCTCTCAAACCGATTAAGGAAGGATCTACAGTCATCAACCACATCTTGTAAAATTCtattattagttttattattattattcgaTTCTCAAAGGTGACTTTGTTCCTCCGGCTTACACATGCAACAATAGGGAAGTGGGTTCTTCTCAAGgattttgtctctctctctctaatttttctaAACTCCATCTCCTATAGGGTCTTCCCCTATTTATATTAATGCAAACAGTGGGCTTTGTAACAATGTTGGCCCTACTTTGTCATGCATCATATCCCCTTTTTAGAATCATAGTGAGAATATGTGTCTAGATCACTATTTAGATTGGTCACTTCAACAATTAATGTGTGGACACCTCTTGTCCCCTTCTGATGCTACCAATGCAGTTACTCCTCGTGATTAGTGTTATACCTTAAGGAATGTGCTTGACTAGGGCGCATTCCCAAGTACTATAGTTCTTGGACCACATATCTCGAGCAAGTTCTCCTCACCAAGCCAACTCAGGTGAAATACTCCTCGACAAGTGtagttgggttaaaatgaagtTCCTTGGTATGATTCGTGGCTTGATGGGTTGGGCTTGAGTGGGCATCCTTTTTTTATTgggtcttttttatttttcattgggCCTTTGGCTTGACGGGACAACTTATTACCCCCTACaatcatttttctcaattttttttttatttcatagcTACCCCACCTGAACACACTCTCTCTCCATATGTTCTTTTGCaatttgggtttgattatttatatgggtttgatgatttGTATAGATTTGCAAAGCATGTTGTTGGATTCAAGAGAAGATAGAGGAGGGTGAGAGTAGGGGAAGAGAGAAAATCGGATGAGAGTGGAGAGAGAATCAAGTgacaaagaagagagaaaaaaaatcaaatagaatgCTACGGTAACCACGTACATCTACATGATTACTGTAGCAACAATAGATATGCACAACATTATAGATGACTAATGTGGGTAGATTTCGAGCAATAATATGTAAAACTgtgcacttttttttattttacaccaACTGGTGCAAGTGCTCTCACTATCTCACAGACAAGGGATTGGGATTCAACAACCTTGGAAACAGAGAATTAATTAAGTCAGCATCAAGGGTTTTACTTAGCCAATACTTCCGCAGTATTTCACATTAATGTGCTATTCTGCAAAAGTATGAAAATATAATGTGCACAGGGAATGTACATGAGTTCATACAACGTAAGGTCTAATTCTACTATTGGAAGTGAAGATAATAAATAGCAGGAGACAAATTTGAGTTAGACTGATCAAATCATGTTGATATATGTGACTTACAAAGATTGGCGTTGGATGTCATATTGTAGTTGCATCACTCACAATGTTACAccatgaagaaaattttggcATCTAAACTATCTAAACCTAACTGCCACTGCCAATGATTTATAGTTCAACCAGCACTCCCCCCATAATAATGTGATGGAGTGAAGCCATAGATTCAACACTCATTGAGTTTGTGTGTaacttatcaataaataaaaaatctgaacCTATCTGCCAAGGACAACCCTGCCAATACAATAATAAACTATGCGAAAGATAAAGGAGACGCATGAGAAAAAATATGAATGCATAATGAACCAAAGAATGCATAAGCATACAACAAGTGATCCTTCCATTTTACTCTCTTTCAGATCTTCTCATTCCAATGATTCTCTCCAGGTCATCCGGTCGACAAGGAATTGCAAGGGCTCCCTCATGGGAAAACCCAAATTCTTCCTCCGCCTGttttaacaatttcaaaaaCTCTGGATTATTGAGATAACCCAGTTCGACAACAAACCTCTCTAGTTTCCAGCCTTCTGTTGCAACTACCACAATCCACAAAATAGTCTTGCTTCACCCCTTTAAACAGTGAGGGGTTTTTTGCAGCTTTCCCACAATGGAACAAAGTATTCCATGGCTGCCTTTTCTTACTCTCCTATAATCTCCAGTTTTAGCCATGTTTAGGTGGACTTCAAAACAAGAAGTTGGTTTGAGTTCTTCCCCATGCATTATGGTTATTATATAATGCATTTGGTATCTAGCATGAAGGGCATATGCAATCAAAATTCGGAAGAAAAGAGATTAAATGTAGGGCCATTGCATGTGGTACTTCATCAATGTGTCAATTTCATTATACCACCTTTTTTGGGACTAAATTAGCCGTTATCTTggatatgaaaattttcattaccTGCAATAATAGGGTCAGGAACAAACACTTGTGACAGATGAGAGGACAAAAGTACATATGACATAAAAGGCTATGCCCCTTTCTCCACCCATTTCTTATCCCCCACCAGAAAAATATGAGTTTCAGCTATGTAATAACATGGGTTGCACAGTACAATTGCTTGAATAATAGATAAGTTAACCTTCATTTAggtttaacaaaaaaaactcaGTCAGTTCTCTAtcgttgaaacttgaaacttgaaagatttattaacaaaaacaaaaagacgaTTGGCAAAAACACTGCGGCATGGAGGGTGTTAG
This genomic stretch from Castanea sativa cultivar Marrone di Chiusa Pesio chromosome 9, ASM4071231v1 harbors:
- the LOC142609705 gene encoding putative disease resistance protein RGA4, producing MAESILSVVAEEIIGKLISIATEQISLAWGFKGELTKLRDSLTTIQAVLADAERRQVSDEYVRLWLRRHKDVAYDADYVLGEFAYEILRRKVEIQNQMKRKTLVVELKKWDT